Proteins from a genomic interval of Rubinisphaera italica:
- a CDS encoding DUF3179 domain-containing protein yields MTEKMSMKISDHSSRLQHWVKLIVIGTGIAIVIIAVLLRIGPEESSSTSLAQFQPRVLEFDLSNAIVDVREIRGGGPPKDGIPALTHPEMITVKQAIYLKAEDRVIGVVIEGQARAYPLAILNYHEIVNDTIGDIPIAVTYCPLCDSGAVHNRHTPLGIRNFGVSGLLYNSNVLMYDRGGKPESLWSQVKTKGISGPAVNKQLTAIPCELTRWGTWIARHPDSLVLSLNTGHQRNYTRNPYESYFANQQLMFPVTPVDNRLPNKERVLGVWIDDIYRAYPESLFTEGQQEISDKIGGKSLTILFDRKSKTMRVLSAEEGISWLYSFWFAWYALHPDTTIYNHPIPAAGNDR; encoded by the coding sequence ATGACAGAAAAAATGTCCATGAAAATTTCGGATCATTCTTCCCGTCTACAACACTGGGTGAAACTCATAGTGATTGGGACTGGAATCGCTATAGTCATCATTGCAGTTCTTCTGAGGATTGGACCTGAGGAGTCGTCATCGACTTCGCTTGCACAGTTTCAGCCCAGAGTTCTCGAGTTTGATCTCTCCAATGCAATCGTGGATGTTCGAGAGATTCGCGGAGGTGGACCGCCCAAGGACGGCATTCCTGCTCTGACTCATCCTGAAATGATAACTGTTAAGCAAGCCATTTATCTCAAAGCGGAGGATCGGGTCATCGGTGTGGTCATTGAAGGACAGGCTCGAGCATATCCGCTGGCGATCCTGAATTATCACGAGATTGTTAACGACACCATCGGCGATATTCCAATTGCAGTGACATACTGTCCTCTGTGTGATTCCGGAGCGGTCCACAATCGCCACACACCACTAGGCATACGAAACTTCGGCGTTTCAGGATTGCTCTACAACAGCAACGTTCTGATGTACGACCGCGGTGGAAAGCCGGAGAGTTTGTGGTCTCAAGTGAAGACGAAAGGGATATCTGGTCCAGCCGTTAATAAGCAGTTGACAGCGATTCCCTGTGAACTGACAAGATGGGGGACTTGGATCGCCAGACATCCAGACTCACTTGTACTCTCATTAAATACCGGACATCAAAGAAATTATACACGAAACCCGTACGAAAGTTATTTCGCGAACCAGCAATTGATGTTTCCAGTTACGCCTGTCGATAACCGACTGCCAAATAAAGAGCGAGTACTCGGAGTCTGGATCGATGACATTTACCGAGCCTATCCGGAATCACTTTTTACGGAAGGTCAACAGGAAATATCAGATAAAATCGGAGGGAAAAGTCTAACAATCTTGTTTGATCGAAAGTCGAAAACCATGCGAGTACTATCTGCAGAAGAGGGTATTTCGTGGCTGTATTCCTTCTGGTTCGCATGGTACGCACTGCACCCAGACACGACAATTTATAATCATCCGATCCCTGCGGCTGGCAATGACCGCTAA
- a CDS encoding cytochrome P460 family protein, producing MIRNSKSILAVTGLFLCLGLAQFVMAQSGTRNSPQQQQNQNTQGSAPRNEAPFDDRFWGFLKQAQYQNWASLPGIPSDGYPGNSPHGKHVKLYVNRTAAADQNAFQSGSILVKENYDESGKTLMAVTVMYRSKGFAPDAGDWYWAKYESNGRVSTMNNMRISGRVGMCIDCHQSAQGDDFVFANDN from the coding sequence GTGATTCGTAATTCAAAATCGATACTGGCAGTGACTGGGCTTTTTCTCTGCTTAGGACTGGCACAATTCGTGATGGCTCAAAGTGGCACACGAAACTCTCCTCAGCAGCAACAAAATCAGAATACTCAAGGGAGTGCACCACGAAATGAAGCCCCATTTGATGATCGATTCTGGGGCTTTCTCAAACAGGCGCAGTATCAGAATTGGGCTTCTCTGCCTGGCATTCCTTCTGATGGATATCCGGGGAACAGTCCTCATGGCAAACATGTCAAGTTATATGTCAATCGCACAGCTGCAGCAGACCAGAACGCGTTTCAATCAGGTTCTATCCTCGTGAAAGAGAATTACGATGAGTCAGGAAAGACTCTCATGGCTGTCACCGTAATGTACCGCTCAAAGGGTTTTGCTCCCGATGCGGGAGACTGGTACTGGGCGAAATATGAGTCAAACGGAAGAGTTTCAACGATGAACAACATGCGAATTAGCGGTCGCGTTGGAATGTGTATTGATTGCCATCAATCCGCTCAAGGAGACGACTTCGTGTTTGCAAATGATAATTAA
- a CDS encoding SRPBCC family protein — MNDCLLRTALGVNCSFSSITGFLMTFSPGLVGGMIGFENSIILQIVGGGLLAFAGLLLYLATIAREPQLLSMLASLGDFSWVGGTVVLAFISPSIFSTIGWLIVSMVALVVMACGLAQVIGIDRSYRSNDPARVGWLRHCLEYRLDTSPQKLWNVTRDVGHIHHHAPSVVLASMVEEETEDERPVRECQDEKGQCWREVISIDDEEMRLDLHFLTERDGFPFPFAQMEGGWMVQPVPEGTRLRVWWEVVPKRRWAAFVFMPLFSVLLRRSFRVTIENMRDAADGDEERVVPAKDKQPIIAGAC; from the coding sequence ATGAACGATTGCCTGTTAAGAACGGCTTTAGGGGTAAACTGTTCGTTTTCCTCAATCACCGGCTTTCTGATGACCTTCTCGCCGGGCTTGGTGGGAGGAATGATCGGGTTCGAGAACTCGATCATTTTGCAAATTGTTGGGGGGGGACTGCTGGCGTTTGCCGGGCTGCTCTTGTATTTAGCAACGATCGCGAGGGAGCCCCAGTTATTGTCGATGCTCGCTTCTCTGGGCGATTTTTCTTGGGTAGGTGGTACTGTCGTGTTGGCTTTCATTTCACCTAGCATTTTCTCAACGATCGGCTGGTTGATTGTCAGCATGGTCGCATTGGTCGTAATGGCATGCGGCCTGGCTCAGGTGATCGGGATCGACCGAAGCTATCGAAGTAACGACCCTGCAAGAGTTGGCTGGCTGAGGCACTGTCTGGAGTATCGGTTGGATACTTCGCCACAAAAGCTATGGAACGTCACCCGAGATGTGGGCCATATCCATCATCACGCACCGTCAGTTGTGCTTGCATCGATGGTCGAAGAGGAGACGGAAGATGAGCGTCCGGTCCGAGAATGCCAGGACGAGAAAGGACAGTGCTGGAGAGAAGTGATCTCAATCGATGATGAAGAAATGCGTCTGGACCTGCACTTCCTTACGGAACGAGATGGGTTCCCGTTTCCTTTTGCTCAGATGGAAGGAGGCTGGATGGTGCAACCTGTTCCAGAAGGAACACGGCTTCGGGTCTGGTGGGAGGTGGTTCCGAAGCGTCGTTGGGCTGCGTTCGTTTTCATGCCATTGTTCTCGGTACTTCTTCGCAGGAGTTTCCGCGTGACTATCGAAAATATGCGAGACGCCGCCGACGGTGATGAAGAACGAGTGGTCCCTGCGAAGGATAAGCAACCGATCATCGCGGGAGCCTGTTGA
- a CDS encoding thioredoxin family protein has product MYRMTITLLVTAAVSLNAITMAQDHRSLSYLQNASSVDWTTTPQTAIHLQQVTGRPLLVYVTADYCGYCRKMERDTWSNEGIVRRIQDKFIPLKLDAKTDAQVVSRLGIKSLPSTILFNSVGQHIQTITGYSRPEALLPVLDNVSTGSASASKRSHANSAIVR; this is encoded by the coding sequence ATGTACCGAATGACAATCACTCTACTCGTCACAGCTGCTGTCTCATTGAATGCAATTACGATGGCCCAAGATCATCGATCATTGTCGTACTTGCAGAATGCATCGTCCGTTGACTGGACGACAACACCCCAAACAGCAATTCACCTTCAACAGGTGACTGGACGGCCACTGTTAGTTTATGTGACCGCAGATTATTGCGGGTATTGCCGGAAGATGGAGCGTGACACATGGTCCAATGAGGGAATCGTCCGAAGGATTCAGGACAAATTCATTCCCTTGAAGCTGGATGCGAAAACAGATGCCCAAGTTGTATCGCGACTGGGAATCAAGAGCTTGCCAAGCACCATCTTGTTCAATAGTGTTGGACAACACATTCAAACGATCACCGGATATTCCCGTCCAGAAGCATTATTGCCAGTTCTCGATAATGTCAGTACAGGATCCGCATCTGCGTCGAAAAGAAGTCACGCAAATTCCGCGATTGTCCGCTAA
- a CDS encoding TetR/AcrR family transcriptional regulator, with amino-acid sequence MGSESNKSDRPASYDAILEAAVAEFAERGRDGVRMEQVAVRAGLNKSLVYRHFENRDKLFEAALQSVFSKRFELLEDLPTELNGLFDLWTGRIASDPQFMKMLLRESLESDIEQPIHADLRSSYYAHQIKAMQKQQEQGQLPTDADAESLFLMLTAVLVFPYLLPQITKLVTGSSPHSVKFKRRWKKMFRVLVRQLETE; translated from the coding sequence ATGGGAAGTGAATCGAACAAAAGTGATCGGCCCGCTTCGTATGATGCGATTCTCGAAGCTGCCGTTGCTGAGTTTGCCGAACGTGGACGTGATGGTGTAAGGATGGAGCAGGTTGCCGTCCGGGCGGGGTTGAATAAATCGCTGGTCTACCGCCATTTCGAGAATCGGGACAAGCTCTTCGAGGCAGCGTTGCAATCTGTTTTCTCCAAACGCTTTGAGTTGCTCGAGGACTTGCCGACGGAACTGAACGGGTTATTCGATCTTTGGACCGGACGGATTGCCAGCGATCCGCAGTTTATGAAAATGCTGCTGCGTGAATCGCTGGAATCGGACATCGAGCAACCGATCCATGCGGACCTGCGGAGCAGCTACTACGCGCACCAGATCAAAGCGATGCAAAAACAGCAGGAGCAAGGGCAGCTTCCAACCGATGCTGATGCGGAATCGCTGTTCCTGATGTTAACCGCCGTGTTGGTATTTCCCTATCTATTACCTCAGATCACTAAACTCGTCACTGGTTCCAGCCCCCATTCTGTGAAGTTTAAACGGCGTTGGAAGAAGATGTTTCGTGTGCTTGTAAGGCAACTGGAAACGGAGTGA
- a CDS encoding zf-HC2 domain-containing protein has product MSKSRNLKEEWIPCPPGTLPSLAGNERSRQRRQFLVRAGSTAGAIALATGAGWMALQKEEPFEDPVYSGIACSQVRELAPQMMMGKLEAKQADQIMAHVEQCDECRALIESMQSKSVKMSHVESGTACKCSTCRRESLTIALGETAPPLPIPIA; this is encoded by the coding sequence ATGAGTAAATCTCGAAACCTAAAGGAAGAGTGGATACCGTGCCCACCCGGAACACTTCCTTCTTTGGCTGGGAATGAACGTTCTCGCCAGCGAAGGCAATTTCTTGTGCGTGCTGGCAGTACTGCAGGTGCCATTGCGCTGGCTACCGGTGCTGGCTGGATGGCTCTCCAAAAAGAAGAGCCATTTGAAGATCCAGTCTATTCAGGGATAGCCTGTTCTCAAGTTCGGGAACTGGCACCGCAGATGATGATGGGGAAACTCGAAGCCAAACAGGCAGATCAGATCATGGCTCATGTTGAACAATGTGATGAGTGTCGAGCATTGATAGAGTCTATGCAGTCGAAGTCAGTTAAAATGAGTCATGTGGAATCTGGAACCGCTTGCAAGTGCTCAACATGTCGCCGCGAGAGTCTCACGATTGCGTTGGGCGAAACAGCCCCGCCGTTGCCTATTCCAATTGCATAG
- a CDS encoding Crp/Fnr family transcriptional regulator, with the protein MSQQLWYVRDCSLFRRLSEEQLIRLERRARIREFPRNSVIYLPSDEADGAFLLGRGRVRICSNTAEGKQSILAFIDPGELFGELSLVQGGEREERAEAAMDSTVILLPGEELRQIMEESAMLSLGVTKLIGLRRKRIERRLRNLLFRSNRDRIGHLLLELTEQYGKVVEDGVHLNIKLSHQEMASIIGVTRETVTTLLGELQLEGLVKVSRQKVIIRNLRRLASILDVAVPSLAVGAETRSIPKPFTSRPLPSQGGVDS; encoded by the coding sequence ATGAGCCAACAGCTATGGTACGTTCGAGATTGTTCGCTGTTTCGGCGTTTGAGTGAGGAACAACTCATTCGGTTGGAGCGACGCGCGAGGATTCGGGAGTTTCCCCGCAATAGTGTCATTTACTTACCATCGGACGAGGCAGACGGTGCCTTTCTACTCGGACGTGGTCGTGTCCGGATTTGCTCAAATACCGCCGAGGGAAAACAATCCATACTGGCTTTTATTGATCCTGGTGAACTCTTTGGTGAATTATCCCTTGTGCAAGGAGGCGAACGGGAAGAACGTGCAGAGGCAGCTATGGATTCGACCGTAATTTTGTTGCCGGGTGAAGAACTCCGGCAAATTATGGAAGAATCGGCGATGTTGTCTTTGGGGGTGACGAAACTGATCGGTTTACGTCGTAAGCGGATTGAACGACGGCTAAGGAATCTTCTATTTCGCTCCAATCGCGATCGAATTGGTCATCTTTTGTTAGAGTTGACGGAGCAGTATGGAAAAGTAGTGGAAGATGGAGTGCACTTGAATATCAAGCTGTCCCATCAGGAAATGGCGTCTATCATAGGGGTGACACGCGAAACGGTTACCACGCTACTGGGGGAACTGCAGTTGGAAGGGCTCGTTAAGGTCAGTCGACAGAAAGTTATCATCAGAAATTTACGCCGGCTGGCTTCAATTCTCGATGTAGCTGTCCCTTCACTGGCTGTGGGAGCGGAAACCAGATCAATACCAAAACCGTTTACTTCTCGGCCGTTACCAAGTCAGGGAGGCGTTGACTCATGA